From the Primulina tabacum isolate GXHZ01 chromosome 15, ASM2559414v2, whole genome shotgun sequence genome, one window contains:
- the LOC142526297 gene encoding protein NLP6-like isoform X1, with the protein MKISEEPEQETNPIPVQPSCAASDGLMDLDFDLDGCWPLDQIFAAAAAAAASGPGSPFFISNSEQPCSPPWVFPDDSHDGGIVSNGGFRLSHCSKFPVPSCNPSSVTESALAKDEKKIQISPFMGFMPIDSPDGSCIIKERMAQALRHFKDSTEQHVLAQVWAPVKNGNQYMLTTSGQPFFLDPNSNGLHQYRLVSLKYMFSVSGDTDGELGLPGRVFHKKLPEWTPNVQYYSSKEFPRLTHALHYNVRGTLALPVFEPSGQSCVGVLELIMTSQKINYAPEVDKVCKALEAVNLKSSEILDHQSPQICNEGRQNALAEILEILTVVCETHMLPLAQTWVPCRHRSVLANGGGFKKTCSSFDGSCMGQVCMSTTDVAFYVVDAHLWGFREACAEHHLQKGQGVAGRAFGSNNSCFCEDITKFCKTEYPLVHYARMFGLRSSFAICLRSTHTGDDDYVLEFFLPPNVQGYGDQQAFLDSLLVTMKQHFPSLRVASGKDLDDSWRSIEIITTYEKPSPWPDFTETSPPVSATIPNGEMMHHDGDTKLQIVASTAEGKDKVKKPEKKRGKAEKTISLEVLQQYFAGSLKDAAKSLGVCPTTMKRICRQHGISRWPSRKINKVNRSLSKLKRVIESVQGGEGTFSLTSIATTSIPVAVGSVTWAANLNGPNQYSSPDNKASESREQIGALTLFRASEANEPAGTSNLADGVVRIEKQSHQETSILAADASNRSRSGCGSREESTGIPASQGSCQGSPCLRDDTSPQNVSPTDEQFLKATGRSLELLGKQPREINLSSTFSIPDDLVTTPQEPFGGMLVEDAGSSHDLRNLCQGNEPLFEEHVTECSWTKPPFLDAIPKEVMVAAPVNKMEQFLDMPEVKTITIKATYREDIIRFRLSIDSRIEKLKEEVAKRLKLELGTFDIKYLDDDHEWVLIACDADLQECIDVSRSSGGNIIRLLVHDMMANLGSSCESSGE; encoded by the exons ATGAAAATATCAGAGGAACCTGAACAAGAAACGAACCCAATTCCAGTTCAGCCATCCTGTGCTGCTTCGGATGGGCTGATGGATTTAGACTTCGACCTCGATGGCTGCTGGCCGTTGGATCAGATCTTTGCGGCTGCAGCTGCAGCTGCAGCATCGGGACCTGGGTCGCCGTTTTTTATATCCAACTCCGAGCAGCCTTGTTCGCCTCCCTGGGTCTTTCCAGATGACAGTCACGATGGGGGTATTGTATCCAATGGCGGTTTTAGGCTCTCACACTGCTCGAAATTTCCAGTTCCTTCTT GTAATCCAAGTTCGGTTACCGAAAGTGCACTTGCAAAGGATGAAAAGAAGATTCAAATTTCACCATTTATGGGATTTATGCCAATAGACTCCCCTGATGGATCATGTATTATAAAGGAAAGAATGGCGCAGGCTCTTAGGCACTTTAAAGATTCGACTGAACAGCATGTCTTAGCTCAGGTCTGGGCACCTGTAAAGAATGGTAATCAGTATATGCTCACGACTTCAGGGCAACCCTTTTTTCTTGATCCCAACAGTAATGGGCTTCATCAGTATAGGCTAGTTTCTCTAAAGTACATGTTTTCTGTGAGTGGAGACACTGATGGAGAACTCGGACTTCCGGGACGTGTCTTTCACAAAAAGTTGCCTGAATGGACGCCTAATGTACAATATTATTCCAGCAAAGAGTTTCCTCGGCTGACCCATGCCTTGCATTACAACGTAAGAGGAACTTTAGCTTTGCCTGTGTTTGAACCATCTGGGCAGTCTTGTGTTGGTGTATTGGAGCTAATAATGACCTCCCAAAAAATCAACTATGCTCCGGAGGTTGACAAAGTTTGCAAGGCGCTAGAG GCGGTGAATTTGAAAAGTTCGGAAATATTGGATCATCAAAGCCCACAG ATATGCAATGAAGGACGCCAAAATGCGCTGGCAGAAATCTTGGAAATACTAACTGTGGTGTGTGAAACTCACATGCTACCTCTGGCTCAAACTTGGGTTCCGTGCAGACACCGCAGTGTCCTGGCAAATGGTGGTGGCTTCAAGAAAACTTGCAGTAGCTTTGATGGAAGCTGTATGGGACAGGTTTGCATGTCCACAACTGATGTAGCATTTTATGTTGTCGATGCTCACTTGTGGGGTTTTCGAGAAGCCTGTGCGGAGCATCACTTGCAAAAGGGGCAGGGTGTTGCTGGCAGGGCGTTTGGCTCTAATAATTCTTGTTTCTGTGAAGATATTACAAAGTTTTGCAAAACTGAGTATCCGTTAGTACATTACGCACGAATGTTTGGTCTGAGGAGTAGTTTCGCCATTTGTTTACGTAGCACTCATACGGGAGATGACGACTATGTCCTTGAATTTTTCTTGCCCCCGAATGTTCAAGGCTACGGAGACCAGCAGGCTTTTTTGGACTCCCTTTTAGTGACGATGAAACAACATTTTCCGAGCTTGAGAGTTGCTTCAGGAAAGGACCTTGACGATTCATGGAGGTCCATTGAGATTATTACTACATACGAAAAACCCAGTCCTTGGCCCGATTTTACAGAAACATCTCCTCCTGTATCTGCCACTATACCTAATGGTGAGATGATGCATCATGATGGCGACACCAAACTGCAAATTGTTGCATCTACTGCTGAAGGTAAAGATAAGGTTAAGAAACCAGAGAAAAAACGGGGAAAGGCCGAGAAAACAATTAGCTTAGAGGTTCTGCAGCAATATTTTGCAGGTAGTCTTAAGGATGCTGCGAAGAGTCTTGGCG TTTGCCCTACAACGATGAAACGAATCTGTAGGCAGCATGGAATCTCTCGCTGGCCTTCTCGCAAGATAAACAAGGTTAACCGCTCTCTTTCGAAGCTGAAGCGTGTAATAGAATCTGTACAAGGTGGCGAAGGAACATTCAGTTTGACTTCTATAGCTACAACTTCCATTCCCGTTGCGGTGGGTTCAGTCACTTGGGCAGCGAATTTGAATGGACCAAATCAATACTCCTCACCTGACAATAAAGCATCTGAATCTCGGGAACAGATTGGGGCGCTTACTCTGTTTAGGGCCTCTGAAGCTAATGAACCAGCAGGCACATCAAATCTTGCAGATGGAGTAGTAAGAATTGAGAAACAATCTCATCAAGAAACCAGTATTTTGGCTGCTGATGCTTCAAACAGATCAAGAAGTGGGTGTGGCTCAAGAGAAGAGAGCACAGGCATTCCTGCTTCGCAAGGATCGTGTCAAGGTAGCCCCTGCCTTAGAGATGATACTTCCCCTCAAAATGTTTCCCCTACCGATGAACAATTTTTGAAAGCTACTGGGCGATCACTTGAACTATTGGGCAAACAACCGAGAGAAATAAATCTGTCATCTACATTCTCAATACCTGATGATCTTGTCACAACACCCCAGGAGCCATTCGGAGGAATGCTGGTAGAGGATGCAGGAAGTTCACACGATCTGAGAAATTTGTGCCAGGGAAACGAACCTCTGTTTGAAGAGCATGTCACCGAATGTAGCTGGACAAAACCTCCGTTTCTGGATGCCATTCCCAAAGAAGTCATGGTTGCTGCTCCAGTCAATAAAATGGAGCAATTTTTGGACATGCCAGAGGTGAAAACCATCACTATAAAAGCCACATACAGGGAAGATATAATCAGGTTCCGACTTTCCATAGATTCCAGGATTGAAAAACTAAAggaagaagtggccaagaggcTTAAGTTAGAGCTCGGAACgtttgatatcaaatatctTGATGATGATCACGAATGGGTTTTAATAGCTTGTGATGCAGACTTGCAGGAATGCATCGATGTATCGAGATCTTCTGGTGGCAACATAATTCGGCTTCTGGTTCATGACATGATGGCAAATCTTGGAAGCTCTTGTGAGAGCTCTGGTGAATGA
- the LOC142526297 gene encoding protein NLP7-like isoform X2, with amino-acid sequence MGFMPIDSPDGSCIIKERMAQALRHFKDSTEQHVLAQVWAPVKNGNQYMLTTSGQPFFLDPNSNGLHQYRLVSLKYMFSVSGDTDGELGLPGRVFHKKLPEWTPNVQYYSSKEFPRLTHALHYNVRGTLALPVFEPSGQSCVGVLELIMTSQKINYAPEVDKVCKALEAVNLKSSEILDHQSPQICNEGRQNALAEILEILTVVCETHMLPLAQTWVPCRHRSVLANGGGFKKTCSSFDGSCMGQVCMSTTDVAFYVVDAHLWGFREACAEHHLQKGQGVAGRAFGSNNSCFCEDITKFCKTEYPLVHYARMFGLRSSFAICLRSTHTGDDDYVLEFFLPPNVQGYGDQQAFLDSLLVTMKQHFPSLRVASGKDLDDSWRSIEIITTYEKPSPWPDFTETSPPVSATIPNGEMMHHDGDTKLQIVASTAEGKDKVKKPEKKRGKAEKTISLEVLQQYFAGSLKDAAKSLGVCPTTMKRICRQHGISRWPSRKINKVNRSLSKLKRVIESVQGGEGTFSLTSIATTSIPVAVGSVTWAANLNGPNQYSSPDNKASESREQIGALTLFRASEANEPAGTSNLADGVVRIEKQSHQETSILAADASNRSRSGCGSREESTGIPASQGSCQGSPCLRDDTSPQNVSPTDEQFLKATGRSLELLGKQPREINLSSTFSIPDDLVTTPQEPFGGMLVEDAGSSHDLRNLCQGNEPLFEEHVTECSWTKPPFLDAIPKEVMVAAPVNKMEQFLDMPEVKTITIKATYREDIIRFRLSIDSRIEKLKEEVAKRLKLELGTFDIKYLDDDHEWVLIACDADLQECIDVSRSSGGNIIRLLVHDMMANLGSSCESSGE; translated from the exons ATGGGATTTATGCCAATAGACTCCCCTGATGGATCATGTATTATAAAGGAAAGAATGGCGCAGGCTCTTAGGCACTTTAAAGATTCGACTGAACAGCATGTCTTAGCTCAGGTCTGGGCACCTGTAAAGAATGGTAATCAGTATATGCTCACGACTTCAGGGCAACCCTTTTTTCTTGATCCCAACAGTAATGGGCTTCATCAGTATAGGCTAGTTTCTCTAAAGTACATGTTTTCTGTGAGTGGAGACACTGATGGAGAACTCGGACTTCCGGGACGTGTCTTTCACAAAAAGTTGCCTGAATGGACGCCTAATGTACAATATTATTCCAGCAAAGAGTTTCCTCGGCTGACCCATGCCTTGCATTACAACGTAAGAGGAACTTTAGCTTTGCCTGTGTTTGAACCATCTGGGCAGTCTTGTGTTGGTGTATTGGAGCTAATAATGACCTCCCAAAAAATCAACTATGCTCCGGAGGTTGACAAAGTTTGCAAGGCGCTAGAG GCGGTGAATTTGAAAAGTTCGGAAATATTGGATCATCAAAGCCCACAG ATATGCAATGAAGGACGCCAAAATGCGCTGGCAGAAATCTTGGAAATACTAACTGTGGTGTGTGAAACTCACATGCTACCTCTGGCTCAAACTTGGGTTCCGTGCAGACACCGCAGTGTCCTGGCAAATGGTGGTGGCTTCAAGAAAACTTGCAGTAGCTTTGATGGAAGCTGTATGGGACAGGTTTGCATGTCCACAACTGATGTAGCATTTTATGTTGTCGATGCTCACTTGTGGGGTTTTCGAGAAGCCTGTGCGGAGCATCACTTGCAAAAGGGGCAGGGTGTTGCTGGCAGGGCGTTTGGCTCTAATAATTCTTGTTTCTGTGAAGATATTACAAAGTTTTGCAAAACTGAGTATCCGTTAGTACATTACGCACGAATGTTTGGTCTGAGGAGTAGTTTCGCCATTTGTTTACGTAGCACTCATACGGGAGATGACGACTATGTCCTTGAATTTTTCTTGCCCCCGAATGTTCAAGGCTACGGAGACCAGCAGGCTTTTTTGGACTCCCTTTTAGTGACGATGAAACAACATTTTCCGAGCTTGAGAGTTGCTTCAGGAAAGGACCTTGACGATTCATGGAGGTCCATTGAGATTATTACTACATACGAAAAACCCAGTCCTTGGCCCGATTTTACAGAAACATCTCCTCCTGTATCTGCCACTATACCTAATGGTGAGATGATGCATCATGATGGCGACACCAAACTGCAAATTGTTGCATCTACTGCTGAAGGTAAAGATAAGGTTAAGAAACCAGAGAAAAAACGGGGAAAGGCCGAGAAAACAATTAGCTTAGAGGTTCTGCAGCAATATTTTGCAGGTAGTCTTAAGGATGCTGCGAAGAGTCTTGGCG TTTGCCCTACAACGATGAAACGAATCTGTAGGCAGCATGGAATCTCTCGCTGGCCTTCTCGCAAGATAAACAAGGTTAACCGCTCTCTTTCGAAGCTGAAGCGTGTAATAGAATCTGTACAAGGTGGCGAAGGAACATTCAGTTTGACTTCTATAGCTACAACTTCCATTCCCGTTGCGGTGGGTTCAGTCACTTGGGCAGCGAATTTGAATGGACCAAATCAATACTCCTCACCTGACAATAAAGCATCTGAATCTCGGGAACAGATTGGGGCGCTTACTCTGTTTAGGGCCTCTGAAGCTAATGAACCAGCAGGCACATCAAATCTTGCAGATGGAGTAGTAAGAATTGAGAAACAATCTCATCAAGAAACCAGTATTTTGGCTGCTGATGCTTCAAACAGATCAAGAAGTGGGTGTGGCTCAAGAGAAGAGAGCACAGGCATTCCTGCTTCGCAAGGATCGTGTCAAGGTAGCCCCTGCCTTAGAGATGATACTTCCCCTCAAAATGTTTCCCCTACCGATGAACAATTTTTGAAAGCTACTGGGCGATCACTTGAACTATTGGGCAAACAACCGAGAGAAATAAATCTGTCATCTACATTCTCAATACCTGATGATCTTGTCACAACACCCCAGGAGCCATTCGGAGGAATGCTGGTAGAGGATGCAGGAAGTTCACACGATCTGAGAAATTTGTGCCAGGGAAACGAACCTCTGTTTGAAGAGCATGTCACCGAATGTAGCTGGACAAAACCTCCGTTTCTGGATGCCATTCCCAAAGAAGTCATGGTTGCTGCTCCAGTCAATAAAATGGAGCAATTTTTGGACATGCCAGAGGTGAAAACCATCACTATAAAAGCCACATACAGGGAAGATATAATCAGGTTCCGACTTTCCATAGATTCCAGGATTGAAAAACTAAAggaagaagtggccaagaggcTTAAGTTAGAGCTCGGAACgtttgatatcaaatatctTGATGATGATCACGAATGGGTTTTAATAGCTTGTGATGCAGACTTGCAGGAATGCATCGATGTATCGAGATCTTCTGGTGGCAACATAATTCGGCTTCTGGTTCATGACATGATGGCAAATCTTGGAAGCTCTTGTGAGAGCTCTGGTGAATGA